In Colletotrichum higginsianum IMI 349063 chromosome 1, whole genome shotgun sequence, the DNA window ggtggcggcggatTGCCCGGTGGCCCTCGCGGCGCCGGTATGGGACTGGCGGGTCTTGTTCTTCTGGGAGGTGCTGCGTTCGTGGCCCAGAATGCGCTGTTCAACGTCGATGGCGGTCACAGAGCGATCAAGTACCGGAGGACGACTGGTGTGAGCAAAGAGATCTACGCCGAAGGTATATCCAGCACTCCTAGCACGACTCTTGGCGGATGTTGATGTCCCAGCACAATGAGTTCCACCTTATCTAACCTGGCACTGCCGTGTAGGAACTCACTTCGTCATTCCCTGGTTTGAGACTCCCGTCACCTACGATGTTCGCGCGAAGCCGAGAAACGTTGCCTCCCTTACGGGAACCAAGGACTTGCAGATGGTCAATATCACCTGCCGTGTTCTTTCCAGACCCGATATCGCGGCTCTGCCTCAGATCTACCGCACATTGGGTACCGACTACGACGAGAGAGTGCTTCCATCCATCGTCAACGAGGTCCTCAAGAGCGTCGTCGCTCAGTTCAACGCTTCCCAGCTGATCACCCAGCGAGAGATGGTTGCTAAGCTGGTCCGCGAGAACCTTTCCCGACGTGCCGCGCGGTTCAACATTCTTCTGGATGATGTGTCCCTGACGGTATGTTTCTTGTCCCTTCTGACCTCCAATGTGCACACACTGATTCGGCTCCGTAGCACCTTGCATTCTCTCCCGAGTtcacggccgccgtcgaggcgaAGCAGGTCGCTCAGCAGGAGGCTCAGCGTGCAGCCTTCGTCGTTGACAAGGCTCGACAAGAGAAGCAGGCCATGGTTGTCAAGGCCCAGGGTGAGGCCCGCTCCGCCGAGCTGATTGGAGATGCTATCAAGAAGAGCAAGGCCTACGTCGAGTTGAAGAAGATCGAGAACGCCCGTTTCATCGCTCAACAGATGCAGGAGTCCGGTAGCAAGAACAGACTGCTGCTCGACTCCGAGGGCCTGGGCTTGAACGTGTTTGAGGATCGCGAGAAGAACTGAAGCGGTTTCTTGTGAGCGATGAAAATCTCCCCTGTATTCCTACAGTCTTTGAAGGACCTGTACAATAATGAAAACGCCTGAAAGCTTTGGACACAAACCCTTCGTTCGCATATGCAGAAGGAAAGGGCTGATGTATATTGAATCCGTGTAATACAAACAACCTGCTCAGTTATTTATCGTAATCTCCAGAGGGGTGAATACATGCTTCACTTGCCGACGCCTGATTTAATATGAACTTCAAGGTTTCATCGTCTGGTTTGTTTCTTGGGGTTTGCGCAGCACAGACCACAACGTCCACTTCAACACTTGACGTGGGGCTAGGCATCTCCAGGCTCTGGgcacccctcctcccctgcTCAGCTTACactgcctaggtaggtacctaggctTGCTAGGTAGCAACTGaagcccctcccccaccaCGACTTACCTATTGCCCACCTCAGCCGCCAATCGTGCAACTGTCACAACTCCAACAAACGAACGATACCCACGACCGAACGAACCCATCCGCCAACCCTCACCTTTTGCAACGCCATTCGACCTAGAATAACCTCACGCAATCTAGCACGACTCCCCAAACAAACTCCAATCCGTCAAGATGTTGATCAAGTACGTGCGCTTCAGCCATTCAGCAGCGAG includes these proteins:
- a CDS encoding SPFH domain/Band 7 family protein codes for the protein MSGGRSPMEEAYARLRQVAEQQQKRGGFGGGGLPGGPRGAGMGLAGLVLLGGAAFVAQNALFNVDGGHRAIKYRRTTGVSKEIYAEGTHFVIPWFETPVTYDVRAKPRNVASLTGTKDLQMVNITCRVLSRPDIAALPQIYRTLGTDYDERVLPSIVNEVLKSVVAQFNASQLITQREMVAKLVRENLSRRAARFNILLDDVSLTHLAFSPEFTAAVEAKQVAQQEAQRAAFVVDKARQEKQAMVVKAQGEARSAELIGDAIKKSKAYVELKKIENARFIAQQMQESGSKNRLLLDSEGLGLNVFEDREKN